GTAGCCGTCGCCCAGCCACACCTTCGCCACGAAGTCCGGCGTCACCTGCTCGTACTCGTGGAAGTACAGGTCGAGCGCCGACAGCACGAAGACGTTCTCCTGCGTCGACTCCCAGCGCCCGGCCTTGGCGTGGCCGAGCAGGCCGATCACCAGCTTGGGGATGAGGTCGCTGGCGCGGGCCTCGGCGATCAGCGACTCGAGCACGATCGCGTCGACGCGCCGGTCGCTGTGCAGGATCAGGTAGGCGCCGTCGGTGACCGCGGTCGTGAAGTTCGCGGCGGCGGCGGTCTCGGTGACCTTGTTGTCGAGGTGGCGGACGATGGCCTTGCGCTCGTCGGCGGCGTCGGCCTGCTGCGCGACCACGCCGAGGAGCCAGCCGACCGCCTCGAGCGAGAGCTGGTCGACGCCGCCGGCCTCCTTGATCAGGCCCCGGGCGCGCGCCACGTCGCGATCGCCCGCGAGCGTGCGGGTGTAGAGCGCGTACGAGGTGATCGTGCGCCGGGTCTGCTGGTCGTAGTAGCTCGGGTAGCGCCGCTCGATCGTGCGCAGGTACTCGAGGCCGCGGTCGAGCGGGCCGCGCTCGATCGTGAAGCCCTTGGCCTGGGCGCGCACCATCGCGTTGACGACGTGCACCGTCAGGTACGGCCACGACTCGTAGCCGCGCTGCCAGAACGGGAACCCGCCGTCGCCGTTCTGCAGCGCGTACAGGCGCTCGAGGTCGTCGCCGACGCGGGCCTCGAGCTTGTCCTTGCTCGGCAGCCCCGGCGCCGCGAACGCCGCGAGCACGTCGCGCAGATCGGCGATGCCGGCCACGCGCGAGCTGATCTGCTCGCTGCACTCGAACGGGTACGCGATCAGGTACAAGAACGCGTCGGTGAGCGCCTGGAGCTGGGTCGACGAGGTCTCGACCTGGAGCCCGCCGAACTGGGTCACGACCTGGCCCGGCAGCGCGATCGGCTGCTTGATCGCGCCGGCGTCGATCTGGCCGTAGGTGGCGAAGGCCTCGGTCGTCGCGGGCGTCCACACCGGCAGCGCCACCTCGGCGGCGTCGGCGCCGGCCGACGAGGTCGCGACCAGCTGGAACCGCGCGGTGCCGGCCATCACGGCCGCGGCCGGGAACCGCACCTCGGCGCGGTCGTTGGCGGGCACGGTCACGCGCCGGCCGGCGCCGGCGGTGAGCCGGGCGTTGGTCGCGCGCACGGCCACGTCGATCGCGAGCGGCGCGTCGGTCTGGTTCTGCACCACGACCGGCAGCTCGAACGTGTCGCCGAAGTTGAGGAACCGCGGCGGCGACGGCCGCACCATCACCGGCAGCCGCGCGGTCAGCGCGCTCTCGCCCTTGCCGAACTGCCGCTCGCCGGCGACCGCGATCGCGATCAGCCGGTAGCGCGTCAGGTTGTCGGGCAGGGTCAGCGCGACCGTGGCGGTGCCGTCGGCGCCGGTCTTGACCTCGGGCGCGAACGCCGCGAGCGGGTTCAGGTTCGTGCGCACGGCGATGCCCGGCGGTGACGCCGATGACGCGCTGGCCGACTTGGCGCCGGACGCCGCCATCTCCTTGTCGGCGACGTCTGGCACGCCGTCCGCGTCCCGATCGCTGCCGGCGGCGGCGCCGACCGTAGACTCGAAGGTGCGGCCCTCGGCCGGGATGTTCTTGGTGTACCCGTCGCCGCCGAGCGCCTGGCCTGCGGCCAGCCCGGTGACGTCGGGCTGCGCCAGCTTCACGAACGAGCGCAGGCGGTGGTCGGTCGCGCCCAGGTCGCGCTGCTGATAGAAGGTGTCGATCGGGTTGGCGAACTGGAAGCCGGTGAGCGACAGCACGGCCTCGTCGACGGCGATCACCGCGACCTCGGCGCCGCTGACCGGCTTGCCGGCCGCGTCCTTGACGGTGACGCCGAGCGAAGTCTTGGTGCCCGGCGCCAGCTTGGCCGCCTGCGGCGTGATCGTGACCGCCAGCGTGCGGTGCCGCGGCGGGACCGCGAGGTTGATCGTGCCGACGCCGTAGGCCGGGCGCTTGGGCAGCGTGGCGTCGGGCTGGCCGTCGTCGCCGACCCGGGCGCTCATGCCGACCAGGTCGACCTGGACGTACAGGTTGGGCGTGTAGCCGTCGGTGATCGGCACCGTGACCTTGTGGGTCGGCCCGGTCATCGTGAAGCGCGACGACGAGACGATGCCCGAGCGGCGCACGCTGAGCACGCCCTCGGCCGGGTAGAACGGCGCCTGGATCAGCAGCTCGGCGGTGTCGCCGGGCCGGTACTCCTTGGCGTTGGGGATGAGCGTCACCTGCTCCTCCTCGACGTCGCGGGCCGGCGGGGTCTTGCCGCCCGAGACCCAGACCGTCAGCTCGGTGCGGTTCTTGCGGCCGCGGTCGTCGGTGACGACGCCGGTGATGCGGTACTGCCCGCCCTCGGGCGTCGTGAACGAGCACAGGCCGGCGGCGGCGGCCGAGGTCAGCGCGCACGACTGCACGTCCTCCTCGGTCTCGACGTACCTGCCCTTGTCGTACTTCCAGTCGAGGCGGACCGCCTGCAGCTCGATCGGCCGGCCGAGCACGGCCTGGCCGTCGAGGTCGACGTCGATCGCCTCGACCTCGATCGGCTGGCCCTTGTCGACGTACGGCCGCTTGCTGCGCAGGCCGACGTAGTGGACCGCCGGGTGGATCAAGAGCGTCGTGGCCGCGTTCCACGCCTGGCGGTTGACGTCGGTCACCGACGCGTTGGCGCTGACCGTCATCGGGGTCGGCGGGTTGACGCCGAGGAAGTCGAGGTGCAGCACGTGGGCGCCGGTGGCGTCGGTCTTGCCCTGGTGGTTCCAGCTCTGCGGCGCGGTCCAGCCGCCGCCGTCGTCCCACCACCGCCGGCCCCAGCCCCACCACGGCACCCACTTGCCGAACGTGAAGTCGTCGCGGTTGGGCGGCGTGAACGTGGTCTCGGTCGCGGTCAGGGACCAGTTGACGTCGGCGCCGGCGAGGCCGCCGCCGGCGAAGTAGCTCGCCTGCACCGTCACGTCGGCGCTGCCGCCGATCACCTTGATCGCGTCGTCGGCCTTGGCGCTGACCTCGTACTCGGGCCGCCGGAACTCCTGGATCTGGAAGCCGTGGTAGCCCGAGCCCGACAGCCGGCCCTTGGCCTCGAGCTGGATCGACGCGTAGCCGAGGTTGGGCGTGCCCGGCAGCTTGAACATCAGATCGAAGCCGCCCAGCGCGCTGACCTTGACCGTGCCCTTGGTCAGCTCGTTGCCGATCGGATCGATCACCTTGTAGCTGACCGACGACACCAGCCCGGCGATGCCGGCGACGTCGCCGCCCTCGCGGCCCTGGTGCACGCGCAGCCAGCCCTTGACCCGCACCTCCTCGCCTGGCCGGTACATCTGGCGGTCGTCGGTGATGTGCCAGAGCAGCTGATCGTCGACGTCGCGCTTGCGCCACTGCGGCTCGTCGCCCCACCAGCCGTAGCCGTCGGGCACGAACGCCACGTCGTCGCCCTTCTTCGCGACCAGCATGCCCGGGCCCGTCAGGCCGCGCGCCGACAGCGCCATCACGGCCGTGCCGTCGTCGCCGGACGTCGCCGCGATGCCCCACGGCTCGATCGACAGCGCCGCGTCGGCGACCGGCGCGCCGTCGCCGAGCCGGTTGACCCACGCGTGCAGCTCGCCGGCGTCGACCGCCGCGTCGACGCCCAGCCGGGTCGACTGCGCCCAGGTGATCAGCCGCGGCGGATCGTAGCGCTCGCGCCACGGCGACGGCTCGATCACCGCGATGACGTGGCCGAGGCCGCCCTTGAGCGCGGGCGCCAGCTCGACGTGGGTCTCGGTCAGCTCGTCGTCGGCGCCGCCGACCTTGATCACCTGATCGAACACCTTCTTGCCGGGCAGCGTCGGCTTCTTGCGCTGCCACTGGTTGTTCATGTACTTGCCGAACGCGGCGTAGTCCGACGGCGCGACCGCGTAGAGCGCGACCTTGAGCCCGTCGTAGTTGGTCGTGAACACGTCGAGCGTCGGCGCGCGCGCGCCGGGATCGAGCACGACCAGGCCCGACGGGCCGTAGAAGTTCGGGTAGGCCTTGCCGGTCTTCCACCGCAGCTCGGCGTCCTTGCCCAGCGTCTGCCCGAAGCGGTCGAGCACGCCGCCCGACACCACGGTCTGGTACGCGGTCTGGCCGGCGGTGAGGCCCTGGACCATGACGTAGTTGCCGTTGGCGGTCACCGCCGCGCGCGCGATCGCCGGCGTCGTCACGACCTGCGCCGCGTCGAAGCGATCGACCTCGAGCGGGTTGTTGAACTCGATCTGGAACGGCGCGCCCGGCGGACACTCGCCCCAGCCGCACTCGGCGCGCACGATCTGGAGCGGCGGGTACGTGTCGAAGCTGAAGGCCTGACGATCGGCGGTGCGGTTGGGGCCCTCGGCCGACGGCGTGCCCGGGCCGACCGTGACCTCGACGTGGGTGTCCTTGGGGAACGGCTCGGTGGCCGCGAACGCCAGCCAGCGGCCGTCCTGCTCGGCGGCCTTGGTCGAGTCGACCAGGCTCTTGACGACCTCGTGCGTGGCGATCTCGGCGTCGGTCAGCAGCCGCGTGGCGTAGGTCTTGCCCCCGCCCTTGACCGTGATCGTCGCCAGCACCGCGGCCGGATCGATCTGCTGATCGAAGCGCACGAACATCGGCGCGTCGAGGCGCTGGGGCCCACCGCCCGGCCAGCTGGCCTCGACCCGCGGCGTCGGCGTCGTGAACGTGAACCGCTTGGCGTCGGCCAGCACGTTGCCGGTGGCGCTCTTCGTGCCCTTGGCGACCGCGACCGTGTAGGTCGTCGCCTGCGGGAACCGGACCGTCGGATCGAACACGATCGTCTTCGTGCCGAGCCAGCGCCAGCGCCCCGGCGGCGTCGGCGACAGCGTCACCGGCACCACCGCCGCGGCGTCGTCCTGCGACGTCACCGCCACCATCGGCTGCGAGAACGTCAGCTGCAGCTGCGGCGCCAGCGGCACGTCGCCCTCGGGCGCCCACCGCAGGAGCGTCAGCGGCTTGCCGGCGTCGTTGGTCGCCGGCGGCGGCCCCGCCTGCGGGTTCGGCACCGGGAACGTGCCCCTTGATCGTCTTGCCGGTGCGCGGCGGCGGCTGCGACCGGTCGCGCAGCGCGAACGCCTGCGTGTCGTCCGGCTTGGCGCCGACCGGCGCGACCCGATCGAGGATCGCCTTGGCCGCGGCGTCATCGAGCTGCTGCGTCGGCGGGAGCTGCGATCGGTCGGCGGCCGGCGCCCCGGCCCGGCCATCGGACAGCCGCATCGTCAAGCCCGGCTTGTCGTCCTGGACCAGGGGCTGACCACCGGGCGTGACGACGCCCGAGCCGCCGCCGGTGGGCGGGCGCGACCCGGCCTTGGGGCCGCACGAGACCGAGACGAAACACACGAGCGTAGCCATCGCGAGGCTGCGGACCATCGGACTTCGCTTCATCGATCTCATCGAACGCTCCTGGGGCCGAGAATGTCTCGACCGGCCGTGGGTCTCGCGATGGTGGACCCTGGGCCCGACCGGCG
This genomic window from Myxococcales bacterium contains:
- a CDS encoding Ig-like domain-containing protein, with the translated sequence MPNPQAGPPPATNDAGKPLTLLRWAPEGDVPLAPQLQLTFSQPMVAVTSQDDAAAVVPVTLSPTPPGRWRWLGTKTIVFDPTVRFPQATTYTVAVAKGTKSATGNVLADAKRFTFTTPTPRVEASWPGGGPQRLDAPMFVRFDQQIDPAAVLATITVKGGGKTYATRLLTDAEIATHEVVKSLVDSTKAAEQDGRWLAFAATEPFPKDTHVEVTVGPGTPSAEGPNRTADRQAFSFDTYPPLQIVRAECGWGECPPGAPFQIEFNNPLEVDRFDAAQVVTTPAIARAAVTANGNYVMVQGLTAGQTAYQTVVSGGVLDRFGQTLGKDAELRWKTGKAYPNFYGPSGLVVLDPGARAPTLDVFTTNYDGLKVALYAVAPSDYAAFGKYMNNQWQRKKPTLPGKKVFDQVIKVGGADDELTETHVELAPALKGGLGHVIAVIEPSPWRERYDPPRLITWAQSTRLGVDAAVDAGELHAWVNRLGDGAPVADAALSIEPWGIAATSGDDGTAVMALSARGLTGPGMLVAKKGDDVAFVPDGYGWWGDEPQWRKRDVDDQLLWHITDDRQMYRPGEEVRVKGWLRVHQGREGGDVAGIAGLVSSVSYKVIDPIGNELTKGTVKVSALGGFDLMFKLPGTPNLGYASIQLEAKGRLSGSGYHGFQIQEFRRPEYEVSAKADDAIKVIGGSADVTVQASYFAGGGLAGADVNWSLTATETTFTPPNRDDFTFGKWVPWWGWGRRWWDDGGGWTAPQSWNHQGKTDATGAHVLHLDFLGVNPPTPMTVSANASVTDVNRQAWNAATTLLIHPAVHYVGLRSKRPYVDKGQPIEVEAIDVDLDGQAVLGRPIELQAVRLDWKYDKGRYVETEEDVQSCALTSAAAAGLCSFTTPEGGQYRITGVVTDDRGRKNRTELTVWVSGGKTPPARDVEEEQVTLIPNAKEYRPGDTAELLIQAPFYPAEGVLSVRRSGIVSSSRFTMTGPTHKVTVPITDGYTPNLYVQVDLVGMSARVGDDGQPDATLPKRPAYGVGTINLAVPPRHRTLAVTITPQAAKLAPGTKTSLGVTVKDAAGKPVSGAEVAVIAVDEAVLSLTGFQFANPIDTFYQQRDLGATDHRLRSFVKLAQPDVTGLAAGQALGGDGYTKNIPAEGRTFESTVGAAAGSDRDADGVPDVADKEMAASGAKSASASSASPPGIAVRTNLNPLAAFAPEVKTGADGTATVALTLPDNLTRYRLIAIAVAGERQFGKGESALTARLPVMVRPSPPRFLNFGDTFELPVVVQNQTDAPLAIDVAVRATNARLTAGAGRRVTVPANDRAEVRFPAAAVMAGTARFQLVATSSAGADAAEVALPVWTPATTEAFATYGQIDAGAIKQPIALPGQVVTQFGGLQVETSSTQLQALTDAFLYLIAYPFECSEQISSRVAGIADLRDVLAAFAAPGLPSKDKLEARVGDDLERLYALQNGDGGFPFWQRGYESWPYLTVHVVNAMVRAQAKGFTIERGPLDRGLEYLRTIERRYPSYYDQQTRRTITSYALYTRTLAGDRDVARARGLIKEAGGVDQLSLEAVGWLLGVVAQQADAADERKAIVRHLDNKVTETAAAANFTTAVTDGAYLILHSDRRVDAIVLESLIAEARASDLIPKLVIGLLGHAKAGRWESTQENVFVLSALDLYFHEYEQVTPDFVAKVWLGDGYAGDHAFKGRQTDRFAIDIPMQTVADKASKGPADLVIQKDGKGRLYYRVGMTYAPANLQLAAADYGFTVLRRYEPVDDPADVVRNPDGSWKIKAGARVRVRLSMVAESRRYHVALVDPLPAGLEPMNPALAVTGPVPQDPQPAKGGNRYWWWSRTWYEHQNMRDERVEAFTSLLWEGVYDYTYVARATTPGTFVVPPTKAEEMYHPETFGRSSSDKVVVE